Below is a window of Frigoribacterium sp. SL97 DNA.
AGGGCGCGGGCGCCATCATCGGTGCCGGTGCACTCGACTACCCGGCCGAGTTCCAGGGGTCGGCCTCGAAGACGCTCGTCGAGCTGGGCATCGGCAAGACCATCACGCTCACCAGCACCTACGACCACCGGGTCATCCAGGGGGCGGGCTCGGGCGAGTTCCTCAAGAAGGTGCACGAGCTGCTGATCGGGCAGCGCGGCTTCTACGAGGACATCTTCGCGGCGCTGCGCATCCCCTACGAGCCGATCCACTGGAACGCCGACATCAACGTCAACCTGGCCGAGCGCGTCAGCAAGACGGCCCGCGTCCAGGAGCTGATCAACAGCTACCGCGTGCGCGGCCACCTGATGGCCGACATCGACCCGCTCGAGTACCGCCAGCGCACGCACCCCGACCTCGCGATCGAGAGCCACGGGCTCACCTTCTGGGACCTCGACCGCGAGTTCGTCACCGGTGGCCTGGGCGGCCGTACCCACGCCCTCTTGCGCGACATCCTCGGCATCCTGCGCGACTCGTACTGCCGCACCATCGGCGTCGAGTACATGCACATCCAGGATCCCGCGCAGCGCAAGTGGATCCAGGACCACCTCGAGGTGCCCTACACGAAGCCCTCGCACGACGAGCAGATGCGCATCCTCGCGAAGCTCAACGAGGCCGAGGCCTTCGAGACCTTCCTGCAGACGAAGTACGTCGGCCAGAAGCGCTTCAGCCTCGAGGGCGGCGAGTCCACCATCTCGCTGCTCGACACGGTCATGCAGCACGCCGCCCGCGAAGGCCTCGACGAGGTCGCCATCGGCATGGCCCACCGCGGCCGCCTCAACGTGCTGACGAACATCGCCGGCAAGACCTACGGTCAGATCTTCCGCGAGTTCGAGGGCACGCAAGACCCCAAGACCGTGCAGGGCTCGGGCGACGTCAAGTACCACCTCGGCACCGAGGGCGAGTTCACGAGTGCCGTCGGCGAGACCATCCCCGTGTACCTGGCCGCGAACCCGTCGCACCTCGAGGCCGGCGACGGCGTGCTCGAGGGCATCGTGCGCGCCAAGCAGGACCGTGGGACGCCCGGGGCCTTCAGCACGTTGCCGATCCTGATCCACGGTGACGCGGCCATGGCCGGCCAGGGCGTCGTGGTCGAGACGCTGCAGATGTCGCAGCTGCGCGGTTACCGCGTCGGCGGCACCATCCACATCGTCATCAACAACCAGGTGGGCTTCACCACCCCGCCGTCCGAGTCGCGCACGTCGGTGTACTCGACCGATGTCGCGAAGACGATCCAGGCTCCGATCTTCCACGTGAACGGCGACGACCCCGAGGCCGTGGCCCGCGTCGCCGAGCTCGCGTTCTCGTACCGTCAGCAGTTCAAGCGCGACATCGTCATCGACCTCGTGTGCTACCGCCGACGCGGTCACAACGAGGGAGACGACCCCTCGATGACCCAGCCGCTGATGTACAACCTCATCGAGCAGAAGCGCTCGGTGCGCACCCTCTACACCGAGGCCCTCGTCGGCCGGGGCGACATCACGCAAGACGAGTACGACGGGGCGCACCGGGACTTCCAGGAGCGCCTCGAGCGCGCCTTCGCCGAGACGCACGCCGCGCAGACGGGGTCGATCCCCGTCGTGACGAACGACGACGGTGACGTCGCCGACCTCGAGCGTCCCGTCGCCCAGCAGGACGACGCCCGGGGCGAACCCGAGACCACGGGGGTGTCGCTCGAGCTCGTCCACGACATCGGTGACGCCCACGACAACCCGCCGGCCGGGTTCTCGGTCCACCCCAAGCTGCAGCAGTTGCTCAAGAAGCGCGTCGACATGAGCCGCAACGGCGGCATCGACTGGGCCTTCGCCGAGCTGCTCGCCTTCGGCTCGCTGCTCACCGAGGGCACCCCCGTGCGCCTCGCGGGCCAGGACAGCCGACGCGGCACCTTCGTGCAGCGGCACTCGGTGCTGCACGACCGCGAGAACGGCCAGGAGTGGCTGCCGCTGCAGAACGTCGCCGACAACCAGGCGAAGCTCTGGATCTACGACTCGCTGCTCAGCGAGTACGCGGCCATGGCGTTCGAGTACGGCTACTCGGTCGAGCGGGCCGACGCGCTCGTGCTGTGGGAGGCGCAGTTCGGCGACTTCAGCAACGGCGCCCAGACGGTCATCGACGAGTTCATCTCGTCGGCCGAGCAGAAGTGGGGTCAGCGCTCGAGCGTCGTCCTGCTGCTGCCGCACGGCTACGAGGGGCAGGGCCCCGACCACTCGTCCGCCCGCATGGAACGCTTCCTGCAGCTCTGCGCCGAGGACAACATGACGATCGCGCGGCCTTCCACACCCGCGTCGTACTTCCACCTGTTGCGTCGTCAGGCCTACGCCCGCCCGCGTCGTCCGCTCGTGGTCTTCACCCCGAAGGCCATGCTGCGGTTGCGTGGAGCGACCAGCGGGGTCGACGCCTTCACCTCGGGTCGCTTCGAGCCGGTGCTCGACTGCACGCGGGTCTCCGAGCCCGAGTCGACCAAGCGCGTCGTGCTGCACAGCGGCAAGATCCACTACGACCTCTCGACCGAGCTCGACAAGCGAGGCGTGCAGAACGACGTCGCGCTCGTCCGCCTCGAGCAGCTCTACCCGCTGCCCCTCGACGAGATCCGCCGCGTGCTCGACCGCTACCCGTCCGCCGAACTCGTCTGGGCGCAAGAAGAGCCCGAGAACCAGGGCGCCTGGCCGTTCGTCGTGCTCGAGCTGCAGAAGCACCTCGATCGACAGATCCGCGTGGCGTCGCGTCCCGCGTCGGCCTCGCCGGCCGCCGGCTCGAACAAGGCGAGCGCTGCGCAGCAGGCGACCCTGATCGCCGAGGCGCTCGACCTGTAGACGGTCCTCGCCCGCACGACCGTGGCCGCGCCTCCTTCAGGAGGCGCGGCCACGGTCGTCTCGCGCGTCGGCAACTCAGGAGAAACGTGCCCGCCGGGGACGGCCCCGGGCTGAACGACGGCAAGAGTCCTGACGTGCCGACGCGGATCGATTCGGGGCCGCGGGACGGGCCGACGGACGGCGCTTGCACCGGCACCGGTCCGCCCGGGTTCGAGTCCGCGCCCCGCTGTCGGCAACTCAGGACTCCTGCTGCCGCAGCGGGCGCAGACACCCCGATGTGCAGCCGTTCTCCGGAATTGCCCACACACACGCCTGCGACGAACGGCGCCCGCATCGACATCGCACCGGCACCGGCACCGGCACCGGCATCGGCATCGGCATCGGCATCGGCATCGGCATCGATGGTCGACCCCGGGAGCGGACCCGTGCCGCCTGTCGGCAATTCAGGACTCCTGCGAGCGCAGTCCCAGTCCAGCCGCGTCACGACGACACCGGCCAGGAGTTACCGGCGCACGACGCACGAGGCACGACGCGTCACCCGCGACACCGCTGGCCGCGGAGGGAGTCGGCACCGCGGCGAGGGATCGCGCCTCAGGGCTGGGCCGTCACCGGGACGGCGCGGCCAGCACCGGGAGGGCGGTCAGCGTCAGGAGGAGACGGGACCGCCGCGGTCAGATGAGCTTCGAGTAGCGGACGCCGGCCTCGTGGTAGCCGCGCTTGCGGTAGAACCGGTTGGCCGAGTCGGTCGCGGCAGCCGAGACGGCGTTGAGAACGCGCGCCTGGTGCCCGCGGGCCCAGGACTCGAAGTGCCCCAGCAGGTACGAACCGACGCCGTCGCGGCGGGCCTCGGCCGACACGACGAGCAGCAGGAGCTCGGCCGTCGGCGCGTCGTCGTTGTACGCCCACACCACGTGACCGCCGGCCACGGCGGTGATGCGCCCGTCGTCGCCACGGACGACCCACGTCTCGTGCCCCGCGTCGGCCGTGAGCCGCGTCAGGCGCGCGGACAGGACGTCCGCGTCGAGCGTGTAACCGAGCAGGCCGATCAACGACACGAGGTCGTCGAGGTCGCTGGTGGTCGGGATGCCGAGGGGCTGCACCGTTGCGGTCATGCCACGACGCTAGCGCAGCCGTTCGTCATGTGACGACCGGC
It encodes the following:
- a CDS encoding multifunctional oxoglutarate decarboxylase/oxoglutarate dehydrogenase thiamine pyrophosphate-binding subunit/dihydrolipoyllysine-residue succinyltransferase subunit encodes the protein MSSHVTGTTDDGAAAEFGANEWLVDELYEQWVVDKNSVDESWWPILEAYTPPEGGSAPTSPSAPSVETAPAPPASSAAAPAAEATAPAAAATAGQKAAARTTSVEPAAKPIPAQVPDKAKAKPASAGEQPTPEAENVVSPLRGMAKSLATNMDASLTVPTATSVRTIPAKLMIDNRIVINNHLKRARGGKVSFTHLIGWALVQALKEFPSQNVFYDEVDGKPSVVTPAHVNLGLAIDIPKPDGTRALLVPGIKKAEEMHFGEFLTAYEDIVKRARDNKLAAADFQGNTISLTNPGGIGTVHSVPRLMKGAGAIIGAGALDYPAEFQGSASKTLVELGIGKTITLTSTYDHRVIQGAGSGEFLKKVHELLIGQRGFYEDIFAALRIPYEPIHWNADINVNLAERVSKTARVQELINSYRVRGHLMADIDPLEYRQRTHPDLAIESHGLTFWDLDREFVTGGLGGRTHALLRDILGILRDSYCRTIGVEYMHIQDPAQRKWIQDHLEVPYTKPSHDEQMRILAKLNEAEAFETFLQTKYVGQKRFSLEGGESTISLLDTVMQHAAREGLDEVAIGMAHRGRLNVLTNIAGKTYGQIFREFEGTQDPKTVQGSGDVKYHLGTEGEFTSAVGETIPVYLAANPSHLEAGDGVLEGIVRAKQDRGTPGAFSTLPILIHGDAAMAGQGVVVETLQMSQLRGYRVGGTIHIVINNQVGFTTPPSESRTSVYSTDVAKTIQAPIFHVNGDDPEAVARVAELAFSYRQQFKRDIVIDLVCYRRRGHNEGDDPSMTQPLMYNLIEQKRSVRTLYTEALVGRGDITQDEYDGAHRDFQERLERAFAETHAAQTGSIPVVTNDDGDVADLERPVAQQDDARGEPETTGVSLELVHDIGDAHDNPPAGFSVHPKLQQLLKKRVDMSRNGGIDWAFAELLAFGSLLTEGTPVRLAGQDSRRGTFVQRHSVLHDRENGQEWLPLQNVADNQAKLWIYDSLLSEYAAMAFEYGYSVERADALVLWEAQFGDFSNGAQTVIDEFISSAEQKWGQRSSVVLLLPHGYEGQGPDHSSARMERFLQLCAEDNMTIARPSTPASYFHLLRRQAYARPRRPLVVFTPKAMLRLRGATSGVDAFTSGRFEPVLDCTRVSEPESTKRVVLHSGKIHYDLSTELDKRGVQNDVALVRLEQLYPLPLDEIRRVLDRYPSAELVWAQEEPENQGAWPFVVLELQKHLDRQIRVASRPASASPAAGSNKASAAQQATLIAEALDL
- a CDS encoding GNAT family N-acetyltransferase gives rise to the protein MTATVQPLGIPTTSDLDDLVSLIGLLGYTLDADVLSARLTRLTADAGHETWVVRGDDGRITAVAGGHVVWAYNDDAPTAELLLLVVSAEARRDGVGSYLLGHFESWARGHQARVLNAVSAAATDSANRFYRKRGYHEAGVRYSKLI